The DNA window TCACCCTGTCATGACAAGGGCGTCCGCAAGGAGGCCTATAAGCAGGCCGTGCAAGCACTGCCGGGCCTTCGGGATGTGACGGTTGACGAAGAGACCAAAGATTTCGATGGGTTCGGCGTCGAGTTTACCTACCCAAACGGTGTCTCCTCCATCAAATTGACGTACGTGCATCAAGATCGTGCAGAGCTGAGACAGACCAGATGGAAGATCACCGCCGTGATGGATATCGGCACGATCATGAAACAATTGGTGACCGAGGACATCTTTTCAGATGTGCTGTTGGCTGATAGCACGGGACGGGTTCTGTACCATCATCCGTCCACACGCGATCCTTCCGGGTTTGAATTCGAGGATGTCTCGGCCTTCCTGCATAGACTTAATGATTCGGAGTCGAAGGATGGCGGTGCGGAGAAAGCTGGGGCTGAAACTTTGATGTCAAAGCTTCCACTGTTCAACGAAGCGCCGATCGGCGGGATAGGCCATGCGATATTTGCCCAGGCTACGGATCTGCTTGCCAATCCGGGAAAAACTCAAATATTGATTCTCGTGGGCATCGTTCCTGCCGGGCAATTTTATGCCGAGGCTCGTGCCATACCGCTCAATCCGTTTCTGCTCTTGGCCGGACTGTTGCTCGTCCTCTTCTTTGCGCTGCCGCATGTCAAGCTGCGAACAAATGTGCCGACTGAACGACTGACTCCCATCTCCATCGTCGTTCTGATCGTGTTCTCGCTCCTGGGAATCGCCGTGCTGACGTTCGGTCTGGCCGATATCGCGACGTACCACAATCTGGAGCAACAGTTGGATACGCGATTGGAAGCGGTCTCAAAAGAAATTAGGAAGCAGTTTAAGGCCAATGTGGAGCTGGGCTTGCGACAGCTCGATGTGTTTGATGACGCGTGCAATTCCCGATCGGCTTGTCGAAGCCGACTCACAAGAGAAGGCGCGGAACCACATTTGGCACAACACTTGTGCATCGGGACGAATACGGCCGGTAACGAGAGAGGGTTTTCTTTTTTCCCGACGACGTCCGAGGATTGCTCGGCGGATAATACCGAAAATCGTGATGTGCACATCGTCTATCCTGACGTCAAGACCGTGTTTTGGGTCGGATCGAGAGGAGAACTAAAGATCCTCTGGTCACGCGAACCGCATCCATGGAAATATGCGAATCTCCAAGAACGACAGTATGTGCGGCGCATCCTGGCCGATGAAACAGTGATCCGTGAACAGGATGAACAAAAGTTCTGGATTGAGCCCATTTTTTCTCGGACCACCGGCGGCAACGGTGCCGTGCTTTCGATGAAAAGCAGGGTATCCTCCGAAGGGCGAAATCATGGTCGGCCGATCGTGGCAGGGCTGGAAGTCAAATTGCCATCGGTTACTGGCGCCGGCGTGCCTCCTGGATTGGGGTTTGCCGTGATCAATCAGGAGGGGGATGTCCTTTTCCATTCTGATGCACGACGGAATCTGCGTGAAAACTTATTCGAGGAGACGGATCGAGACGGACGCCTTCGACAGTCTGTGTTTGCCCGCGCGACCAGTCAATTCAGCGGGCGCTATTGGGGGAAGGATCGGCATTTCCACATCGCTCCTCTTTTTCTTGAGGAAGAGTTCAGCGAACCTTCCGATGTGTACTGGTCGCTGGTGACCTACTGGGACACAGATATGCTGCGGGTGTTGAATCTTCGTGCCCTCTATTCAAGCGGTGTCTTGTTCTTTATCTATGCGGTTATCGCATTGAGCATCGGAACCGTGGGATGGTGGATGTATTCGCGCGCGAATGAGGCAACGAATCGATGGGTGTGGCCGCAGTCGGAGCCTCTGCATCGTTATGAGATGACCATCGGATTGTTCGTTGTTTCATTAGGTGCCGTGGGCATCTGGTATGCGCGCCCTCATTCCTATCCTGACATGTTGTTGTGGGGGCTGCTGCCGGCGCTTGTCGCGGCGGTGGTGTCCATCACTCATGTCAACGCCGATGCTATTCCTAAGGACAAGCCGGATCGGTCGGCTCGGCGGAGGTATCGCCGGTTCTATGCGCTGGTGGTGGCACTGCTATTGGTGACTTTTGTGGTGATACCGGCCTTGGTGATCTTTCGAGTGGCGGTGGATGTGGAGTGGCGGCTATTGACGAAGTTTGCGCAGGTCGATCTTATTCGTGATCGCGCATTTCAAGCCCAAGGGGTTCGGGATTTCCATGCTCCTACGTTATTCCACGAAGCCAACCGCGATGGCGAGGTGCGAGCGGATTTCCTCCGGAATTTTTCCAGCTTGAATTACGTGTATGCCGATTTTCCGTTTCAAAGCTGCTGGCAGAACGGTAAGGAAAGTGAGCATTGTGGGTCAACTTCGAGAAACGCGGTCCAACGAGGGGATGAACGTCTTATTCGATGGGTGTATCACATCATTGATAGGCCGCGAGTCGGCCAGAGTGGAGCAGAGACCGACATGTTCCTGGAAGAGTCTGAACGGTGGCACCAATCGGAACGGGGAACGCTGAGGCTAACAGATCGGTCTCAGGGGACCGCTTCCCCAATCAGCCTATACTCGCACATCCCTCCAGCCGTCCCGCAGTGGCTCTATTCGCTCTTGGTCTTTGGCGGCTTGGTTCCCTTGGTGGCGCTCCGGGTCAAGAAGACCTATGTTTTAGCCGCAGTCATCTGTGTACTGGGAGGGTCTCTTTCGTTCGGATTGCTCGGAGAAGCGCTGGCACTCCTGGGCGTGAGCGCCTTGCTCTATGGGGCTTGTTATGTGTTGCCGACGGTTGCTGCCCAGCGTATCCTTCTGTTGGACTTTTTGCGTCCTGCAATGGGCTCGACGACGACGGATGCAGGGCAAGGGAGTGCCGAAATGCTTCAGGATCGCCAAGCCGCTTCTTCATGGCCGCCGGGACTGTCGGACCTGTTCGTCGAAGAAATGTCCGGCTTGCGCAACGCGCTGCGTTTGACCGGGATTCCCTGGTCGAACGAGCTGATCACAGCTCGTGAAAACCTTTTGCAACAGGACATCGAAGGTGATGTTGACGTCGCCAAGGAGCGAATCATTCGAGAGGTTCAGGAAGCGGCTGCAAACCAGTACCGACAGATGTGGGAGCAACGTACGACGTCTCAGCGCCGGTCATTATTCAATCTGGCGCGGGACGGATTCCTGCACAGCAGAAATCCAGATATCGGTCCATTGGTGAAAAATGGGTTGATCGTCGCAGATCTGAATCTGCGTCCGATGAACGAAAGTTTCCGGCGTTTCATCATCAGGGTGGGGTTGGAAGAGCGGCTTGATGAAGACATCGCCCAGGCGAGGACCGGTGCGTGGTTCCAAGTGTGGAGACCTATCGGAGTAGGCTTGGCACTGATCATGGTATTTTTGGTTTTGACACAGGAGCAATATCGGACGATTACACTCGCTTTCCTAGGCGTACTACCGGGACTCTTGGGCGCTTTCTCACAGGCGTTGACTGCACCCAAAAAAGAGACAGAAGCTTGAGATTGCATCCTCCGCGTACCTTCAAGATGCAGAGGAGGATTGGGAGGTCCTCTAAGCGGTTACCGTTTGCCTTCTTCGGTCGCCTTCGGTTTGGGATCGGTATGATGCTGACCTTGGAGACTTGTGAGAACCGGCTGAGCGGCGATAATCTTGTTTTCAACCGCTTGAGTCAACCAGTGTCGCGCTTGCTTCGTATCCCTGCTCACTCCGCGCCCATAGGCATACATGACCCCGAGGACGTACATCGCTTGTCCATTACCGGTCTCAGCCAGGCGGTGGAGACTGGGAGCAGCTTTCTTGTACCAGTTTATCGACTCCGGTGTCTGCGACCCGTCACGTCGTGCGTAATAGCGTCCGAGGCGATACTGAGCAAATGCATCGCCCCGTTCCGCTCGGCGAACGTCGACATCCGGATTGTGAGTAGATTTTGTGGTCGGCAGATTTGATGCTGATTTCTCGTTGCCTGGTGAGGGTGTTACCTTATGACCAGAGGTCTGATCGGCGGAACCGGAGGATTTTGGCTGTGAGTCTGGGACCCGATCGTTCTCGGTCGCGAGCTGATCGGAATCAGGGAGCGGTGAAGCCGGGGGATTCTCGGGCGTACCCAGCCCTTCAGCCTGTGAGAGCGGCGTAAGGTTGAACTCGCTCTGACTGACCGGCGGCCCCGTGGCCGATTGTGGTTGGTCACATTGTTCAGGGGATTTACCGGAGGTTTGCTCCCCGGCACCAGGCGGACAGTTCGCGCCATCGTTTGAGGCGGATGGCCACAGGGGCAATGTCGATGCACCCCAGATCAGCACGATGATCAACAAGGCCCAACGAAGCAGCCGGCGTCTCAGGATCGTTCGATCGCTGGGCGGCACTAAGACGAGTCCAGGATAGCCTTTCTTGGCCATGCCTTCTCCCGAAGGAATCCTCGGTCGGAGTATATCAGTGTGTTAAAAAGCTGTCTCGTGCTCTGGATTTTCACCGCAGCTGTCGTGCTGGGGAAACCGCGGAGAGCTAAACGCTGAGCCAAACGGCCGCCCTCAGCTACGCTGCCATTATTATAGATAGCCTCTTGTCCTTCCCAACTTCAAGCTCTTATAGTAGGTCGACACAGGGTCTCATTCTTACCGAGGAGGACGAGCGAACCATGCCGTCGATCGAAAGTGCTTTCACCATTGTGGACATCAACGGTCCATTTCGTGAGCCACGTGAGCAAGTCTTTTCCTACGATTATTCGATTCAACGGTCCACGTGGGCGACGCCGCATGGCGTGCGCGTGAAGGTGTCCATACCGGACGAGCTGGACGTGCTGAAGCGTCGCCTCTTCGGGATGGTTGTCGGCTCACCGGGCCAGCAACTGGTAGTGAGCAACATCCTCTCAAAAACGATTGCCGACTGGAAGATGCGGGTGGCTGAAGAGGAAGGAATGCTGACGGAACGACGTGACGTGATGCTGGCGCCATTTATCGGGTCGCTCGCCCATCTATTCCCGAAGCTAGAGCTGTTGTTTGAGGCGAATCAATCGGCGATCCGGGAAGAAGTGAGGAGACGCACGGGCATCTGACTCTTTTCAGGAAAAGCCGTGAGCCGGATCCCTCAAAAGATTCTTCGGTAGTGTTTCGAGTGGACGCCTGATTCGTCCGCGAAACCGAGCGACCCCTTGTCCGGACTACCGGTATCATTCAAGTCGATGCGGTAGTGGCCGCGGATTTGCTCCATGGCCACCTCGAAGGGAACGGCGTTCGGGTAGAGCGTTCCGGGGGCATGGGCACCACGGGCCAGTGTACGGATCGTATCCTCTCCCGCGAACTGCTTATCTGAGAAGATGAAAATGTCCGCGATGGCGTGAGCGCCGAGTTTGTGACCTGGTGTGGTCGATGGGAGCTGTTCACCGAGTGTACCGTCCAGCCGTGCTTGTTTGAGGCGTTTCAAGAGGCCGACGATCTGACTATCCGTCGCTTGAGAAGGAACGACCAACCCGAGGGTGTTCATGTCCAGGATGGTCGTCTGGACTTTGAACATGACAGGCGCCGCTTCCGGATCCTCGATGACCGGCACATTAGGACCTTCAGTGCCGGTCACCTGTTTGTTCTTCGAACTGGGGACGATCAGCGCGACGAACAACCACAGTCCGACGAGGATGCCCAATACCACCAACAGCGGATGGGCTCCGGCACGTTTTCCCTCTTCGTAGGGCTCTTGCTTCTTCGTCATGGCGCGCGATCTCTAAGTTACGGTGTGGGGTCCGGCTGTGAAGGCCCCAACTGTCGCTTGGCTTCCTCCCACAGTTCGTCCATTTCGGCCAGCGTCATCTCTGGTAGTGACCGTCCTTTTTCCGTGGCCTGCGCCTCGACCAGGTGGAACCGATCGATGAAACGGTTCGCGGCTCGGCGCAGAGCATCTTCAGGATTTGCCTTGAGAAAGCGAGCGAGGTTGACCAGGGAGAACAGAAGGTCGCCCAACTCGTTCTCGACCTCCTCATTGGCATCGGTCCGGTTGGACTCGGATTCCGTCCTTATCCGTCGTGACGCCAGCGCCTCGCGCAGCTCACCGATTTCTTCGGCAACCTTTGCGAGGATCTGTTCCAAGCCGGCCTCGCTCTGCGGCCAATCGAAACCGACACGGGCCGCCCTGGCCTGAATTTGATAGGCCCGCAACAATGCCGGCAAGGTCTTCGGCACTCCGTCGAGTGCGGACTGCTTCGTGCCAGCAGCTTCCCGTTCGGCACGCTTGATCTCCTCCCATTGACTCAAGACCTGGTCGCTGTTCGAGACATTCCTCGATTGGTCACCGTTGTCGAATACATGGGGATGCCTGCGGATCAGTTTTGTGGAGAGCGTATCGAGAACATCCTCGATGGTAAACGATCCAGTTTCCGAGGCAATCTGGCTGTGAAATAAGACTTGTAAAAGCACGTCGCCGAGTTCTTCCCGCAGTTTCTGCTTGTCACCCTGATCGATTGTCTCGATGACCTCGTACGCTTCTTCGAGAAGGTATGGTTTCAGCGATTCGTGTGTCTGCTTCCGATCCCACGGACATCCGTCCTGAGCGCGGAGCGCCGCCATGATCTCGACCACTTTGGTGAATCGTTCAGACATCGGTGCGCCACTGTATACCGAGGGCGGTTGCCGCTTCAATGGCGGTGGTGTCTACGGGCGGACTTGACGGTGAGCATGAGGAGGCTGAAAATGTGCGCGAGTTGGTCTTGTGCTTATGTGCCAGAATGGGATATGAGCCCATGCAAGGATGGGTGTTATGCTGATCCGAATAAGAACCGGTGATACATACCTGGATAGGGCGTAGTTCGCTGAAATGGCAATCGCAATGCCGTTATTTTGAGGAAATTCGATGACGTGTTACATGGACAGAGAGGTGTTATGAACTGGTTCATCCGCAACTTCAAATGGGTAATGTTGATGTCGGGCATGGTGACTCTCACCATGGTTCAGGCTGCTATCGCGCCCCAAGCGGGGCTGCGCTCCACATTTGGAGACTCGCTCGAAGGTCCACTAGCTGAGATCATCGTGCGCAACTGGGGGGCACTAATCGCATTGGTCGGGGCGATGCTCATCTACGGCGCGTTTCGCCCTCACGTGCGTACACTGGTCTTGGTAGTCGCTGGCCTGAGCAAGATCATCTTCATCTCTCTGATACTCATTTACGGCACGCAGTACCTCGGCAAGGCTGGCATCGCTGTGGTCGTAGATTCTGTGATAGTCGTCTTGTTCATAACGTATTTGGTGGTTTCGGGTCGTGCTGACACCGCTGACGAACAACGCGCTCCACCGGACGGGCCTCGCCCTGCGGGCTCGGCCTTCTCTCGCTTCGCTCGGCGTCGGTGAGCGAGGGTGTTAGGCGCCACGTGCAGCACGAGATCAAAACGACGATCGCAATCGCTGCAACCCCTGAGCAAGTGTGGTCCGTGCTGCTCGACTTCGCGCGCTATCCAGAGTGGAATCCGTTCGTCCGGTCGATCGAAGGGCAGCCATCCGAGGGTTCTTCGATCAAGGTCACGCTCTCTTCCCAAGGGGGTAAGACAATGATCTTCACGCCCATCGTTCTTCGTCACAATCCGGGTCGCGAGTTCCGGTGGAAGGGCAAGTTCTTGGTTCCTGGCATATTCGATGGAGAGCACTACTTCTGCCTCTCTGCGGATTGCGAAGGATCAACGCAACTCACACATGGTGAGCGCTTCAGCGGTCTGCTCGTGCCGCTCTTGCGTGGCAGGCTTGACCGGGACACCAAGGCGGGGTTTGAAGCAATGAACACCGCGCTCAAACACAGGATCGAGAGGCGTGACGCCTAACCCTTCGTTGCGCCAGCTGCTGCACCGGACAGCCGCTGTACAATCTCCGGTTGCTCCGCGCTTGCCGGTGAGCCACGGGCTGCTCGGTCTTGTTGCGTGATGCGCAACATGCTATAGTTGGCATGTGATCCAATCATTCCGATACAAAGAGCTAAGGAAGTTCTTTGAGTCGGGGAGCGTCGCTGGCATTCAACCGCACCATGCCAATCGCCTGCGCATGCTGTTAGCTGCCTTGGACACGGCGCTGTCCATTGAGGACATGGACGTTCCAGGCTTTCGGCTCCATCCCTTGAAGGGATCGGAGCGCGGTCGATGGTCGGTGTGGATAAATGGAAACTGGCGCTTAACGTTTACGTTCAGAGACGGACACGCCTACGTCTTAGATTATGAGGACTACCGCTAATGGCTATGCACAATCCTCCCCATCCCGGTGAGTTTATTATTCAGGTCTATCTGGATCCCAACAACCTGAGCGGCCGCGAACTGGCCGGGAAGCTCGGTGTGGCGGCGTCAACGCTGAATCGCATTCTTACGGGAACCAGCCGTATCAGCCCCGAAATGGCGCTACGCCTTTCCAAGGCCTTGGGCCGTTCTCCGGAGAGTTGGCTGGCCATGCAGTACAACTATGACCTCTGGCATGCCAAGCAGCATGTGAAACTAGGCAAGGTCGGAAAAGTCCGCCTCACAGCGGCCTGATCAGCGCATCCATTGGAATTGGGGTCAGGATGGCATTGCGGTCGCGGAAACCCAAATGACGCGAGAATGAGCGTTCGCTGATCCGGAAAGAACACGTGACAAATAGCCGATGGTGCATAGCTCATTGAAATGGTAATGGCAATGCGTTATTTTCAGGAAATTCGATGAGGTGTTATACGGGCGGAAATGGGCGAATCCGACTCTTATCCGGATCGGCCTAAACATAGCTTGGCCGCTCATCGAGGAAGTGGAATGCCAAGCGTGAACGTCAATGGAGCTTCACTTGAATACACCGAATGCGGTTCTGGTGAGCCGGTGGTGCTCGTCCATGGATCGGCGAGCGACTACCGGACGTGGCAACTCCAACAAGACGCCTTTGCTATGCACTTCCGCACCATCGCGTACAGCCGACGCTATCACTGGCCGAATCGCCCGATCACAGACGGCCTCGACTATTCGATGCTCCAGCATGTGGAGGACTTGAAGCAGGTTGTTGATTCGCTCGGCGCCAAGCCTGCGCACCTTGTGGGCCACTCGTACGGCGCCCTTCTCTGCTTGCTGCTCGTCCTGAGGGAGCCGCATCTGGCGAGGAGTCTTGTGTTAGCCGAGCCGCCAGCCATCACGCTCTTTGTCAGCAACAATCCCCGGCTGCCCGAGCTCCTGAAGGTCCTGATAACACGGCCACGGGCGGCGGCGGCCATCATCAAGTTTGGCATGGCCGGTGCGGCCCCGGCCCAACGGGCGTTCAGACGTGGAGAGGTCGAAACGGGCCTCCGCATTTTTGGAAACGCGGTCTTCGGTCGCGACGGTTTTGAGCGACTGCAGGAAGCCTGGAAGTCGCAGGCGCGCGACAATCTCTCTAATGTGAAGGCAGAACTGCTGGGTTCGGGTTTCGAGCCATTGGATCCTAACCAAGTGCGTGCCATAAGGACCCCTGTCCTGTTGATGACGGGAGAGCAGAGCTTGAGTCTATTTCATCACTTGATTGATAGACTCAAGGAGCTTCTTCCACACGCCCAACGAACCGAGATCGAAGGTGCATCGCACATGATGCAGGCGGACAACGCGTCCGCCTTTAACCGGGCGGTCAAGTCATTCCTTGTGGATCACGGCAATGAAGCGGCGTAGCGACGCCCCGCAGCGCACCCCCATTTCGCGACGGTTATGCGAAACGTTCGACAAAGGAGGATAAAAATATCTCTCACGCCGATTTCCACTATGGCGTCTCGCGAAGCGTGCCAGCGCTGATCGCCGTCGCATGTCTTCGTGCGATCGCCTACGAGACGGCAAAGGCGGCGGTGTACCGAATACCTCGTCCAGCGCCACGGGAGTCAAGGGTGCAAAGTTGGAGCGGGCACGGAGGTTCAGAATAACTTCAATGGCAACGGCTTGCGACCGAATAGACCCTATGGTAGGGTACCGCCAACAACGGAGAATGTGGGGGAGAAGGAAAAATGGCAGAGGAAGAGCATGGATTCGTTATTCGCGATCGGCGGGCAAGCGGAGCAGCCGAGGCCGCTCCGACGGCAGCTTCGCCCACAAAGGAGACGAAGCCTTCGGCTGCAGCACCGATCGAGCCATCTCAGACACCTCCGTCACCTCCG is part of the Nitrospira sp. genome and encodes:
- the mazG gene encoding nucleoside triphosphate pyrophosphohydrolase; its protein translation is MSERFTKVVEIMAALRAQDGCPWDRKQTHESLKPYLLEEAYEVIETIDQGDKQKLREELGDVLLQVLFHSQIASETGSFTIEDVLDTLSTKLIRRHPHVFDNGDQSRNVSNSDQVLSQWEEIKRAEREAAGTKQSALDGVPKTLPALLRAYQIQARAARVGFDWPQSEAGLEQILAKVAEEIGELREALASRRIRTESESNRTDANEEVENELGDLLFSLVNLARFLKANPEDALRRAANRFIDRFHLVEAQATEKGRSLPEMTLAEMDELWEEAKRQLGPSQPDPTP
- a CDS encoding SRPBCC domain-containing protein, translated to MQHEIKTTIAIAATPEQVWSVLLDFARYPEWNPFVRSIEGQPSEGSSIKVTLSSQGGKTMIFTPIVLRHNPGREFRWKGKFLVPGIFDGEHYFCLSADCEGSTQLTHGERFSGLLVPLLRGRLDRDTKAGFEAMNTALKHRIERRDA
- a CDS encoding type II toxin-antitoxin system RelE/ParE family toxin, whose translation is MIQSFRYKELRKFFESGSVAGIQPHHANRLRMLLAALDTALSIEDMDVPGFRLHPLKGSERGRWSVWINGNWRLTFTFRDGHAYVLDYEDYR
- a CDS encoding HigA family addiction module antitoxin; its protein translation is MAMHNPPHPGEFIIQVYLDPNNLSGRELAGKLGVAASTLNRILTGTSRISPEMALRLSKALGRSPESWLAMQYNYDLWHAKQHVKLGKVGKVRLTAA
- a CDS encoding alpha/beta hydrolase, giving the protein MPSVNVNGASLEYTECGSGEPVVLVHGSASDYRTWQLQQDAFAMHFRTIAYSRRYHWPNRPITDGLDYSMLQHVEDLKQVVDSLGAKPAHLVGHSYGALLCLLLVLREPHLARSLVLAEPPAITLFVSNNPRLPELLKVLITRPRAAAAIIKFGMAGAAPAQRAFRRGEVETGLRIFGNAVFGRDGFERLQEAWKSQARDNLSNVKAELLGSGFEPLDPNQVRAIRTPVLLMTGEQSLSLFHHLIDRLKELLPHAQRTEIEGASHMMQADNASAFNRAVKSFLVDHGNEAA